The following coding sequences are from one Geodermatophilus normandii window:
- the groL gene encoding chaperonin GroEL (60 kDa chaperone family; promotes refolding of misfolded polypeptides especially under stressful conditions; forms two stacked rings of heptamers to form a barrel-shaped 14mer; ends can be capped by GroES; misfolded proteins enter the barrel where they are refolded when GroES binds), with product MAKIIKFNEDARRALERGVDKLADTVKVTLGPRGRNVVLDKKFGAPTITNDGVTIAREVDLEDPYENLGAQLAKNVATKTNDVAGDGTTTATVLAQALVKEGMRNVAAGANPMALGRGMRAAVDAVSAALDEVAIPVDDQSAISGVATISAQDAEVGQLIGEAMEKVGKDGVITVEESNTLSTDLDVTEGLQFDKGYLSPYFVTDPEAMEAVLEDALVLLVQGKVSALADLLPLLEKVLGSGARPLLIVAEDVEGEALSTLVVNSIRKTIRVVAVKSPYFGDRRKAFMTDLAIVTGGQVVSEDVGLKLDQVGLEVLGTARRVTVTKDTTTVVDGGGTAGAISDRVAQIRREIEDTDSDWDREKLQERLAKLAGGIGVIRVGAATEVELKERKHRIEDAIAATRAAVEEGVVPGGGSALVHAAAAIDGLELSGDELTGARAVRSALDAPLVRIADNAGFEGRVVVSKVRDLGVGNGFNAATGEYGDLAAEGVIDPVKVTKAALGNAASIAAMVLTTDSAVVEAPEEEHEHAGAGHHTHGHSHGHGHSH from the coding sequence ATGGCCAAGATCATCAAGTTCAACGAGGACGCTCGCCGCGCGCTCGAGCGCGGCGTGGACAAGCTCGCCGACACCGTCAAGGTCACCCTCGGCCCGCGCGGGCGCAACGTCGTCCTCGACAAGAAGTTCGGCGCCCCCACCATCACCAACGACGGCGTCACGATCGCCCGCGAGGTCGACCTCGAGGACCCGTACGAGAACCTCGGCGCGCAGCTGGCCAAGAACGTCGCCACCAAGACCAACGACGTCGCCGGTGACGGCACCACCACCGCCACCGTGCTGGCCCAGGCCCTGGTCAAGGAGGGCATGCGCAACGTCGCCGCCGGCGCCAACCCGATGGCGCTCGGCCGCGGCATGCGCGCCGCCGTCGACGCGGTCAGTGCGGCCCTCGACGAGGTCGCCATCCCGGTCGACGACCAGTCGGCGATCTCCGGCGTCGCCACCATCTCCGCGCAGGACGCCGAGGTCGGTCAGCTGATCGGCGAGGCGATGGAGAAGGTCGGCAAGGACGGCGTCATCACCGTCGAGGAGAGCAACACCCTCTCCACCGACCTCGACGTCACCGAGGGCCTGCAGTTCGACAAGGGCTACCTCTCGCCGTACTTCGTCACCGACCCCGAGGCGATGGAGGCCGTCCTCGAGGACGCCCTCGTGCTCCTCGTGCAGGGCAAGGTCAGTGCGCTGGCCGACCTGCTGCCGCTGCTGGAGAAGGTGCTCGGCTCCGGCGCCCGCCCGCTGCTGATCGTCGCCGAGGACGTCGAGGGCGAGGCGCTGTCCACCCTCGTCGTCAACTCCATCCGCAAGACGATCCGCGTCGTCGCGGTCAAGTCGCCCTACTTCGGCGACCGCCGCAAGGCCTTCATGACCGACCTCGCCATCGTCACCGGCGGCCAGGTCGTCAGCGAGGACGTCGGCCTCAAGCTCGACCAGGTCGGCCTCGAGGTGCTCGGCACCGCCCGCCGCGTCACCGTCACCAAGGACACGACCACGGTCGTCGACGGCGGCGGCACGGCCGGCGCGATCTCCGACCGGGTCGCCCAGATCCGCCGGGAGATCGAGGACACCGACTCCGACTGGGACCGCGAGAAGCTGCAGGAGCGGCTGGCCAAGCTGGCCGGCGGCATCGGCGTCATCCGCGTCGGCGCGGCCACCGAGGTCGAGCTCAAGGAGCGCAAGCACCGCATCGAGGACGCCATCGCCGCCACCCGCGCCGCGGTGGAGGAGGGCGTCGTCCCCGGCGGTGGCTCCGCGCTCGTGCACGCCGCCGCCGCGATCGACGGGCTGGAGCTGTCGGGTGACGAGCTGACCGGCGCCCGCGCCGTCCGCAGCGCGCTGGACGCCCCGCTGGTCCGCATCGCCGACAACGCCGGCTTCGAGGGCCGCGTCGTCGTCAGCAAGGTCCGCGACCTCGGGGTGGGCAACGGCTTCAACGCCGCCACCGGCGAGTACGGCGACCTGGCCGCCGAGGGCGTCATCGACCCGGTCAAGGTCACCAAGGCCGCGCTGGGCAACGCCGCGTCCATCGCGGCGATGGTCCTCACCACCGACTCCGCCGTCGTCGAGGCGCCGGAGGAGGAGCACGAGCACGCGGGGGCCGGGCACCACACCCACGGCCACTCGCACGGTCACGGCCACAGCCACTGA
- a CDS encoding WhiB family transcriptional regulator: MADIRRLPTPVAEVWDWQLHGSCRGESTALFFHPDGERGPARARRQAAAKAVCGKCPVVEACLKHALSVREPYGVWGGMSEEERARLIAAEPAAVAAGV; encoded by the coding sequence ATGGCCGACATCCGCCGTCTCCCGACGCCCGTTGCCGAGGTGTGGGACTGGCAGCTGCACGGCTCCTGCCGTGGTGAGAGCACCGCCCTGTTCTTCCACCCCGACGGCGAGCGCGGCCCCGCCCGGGCGCGTCGCCAGGCCGCCGCCAAGGCCGTCTGCGGCAAGTGCCCGGTCGTCGAGGCCTGCCTGAAGCACGCGCTGAGCGTCCGGGAGCCCTACGGCGTGTGGGGCGGCATGAGCGAGGAGGAGCGGGCCCGGCTGATCGCCGCGGAGCCCGCCGCCGTCGCCGCAGGGGTGTAG
- a CDS encoding response regulator transcription factor, giving the protein MIDDRMRGPGHGATTVWVYDERRRVRDDVAARLVALPFVGRVEVVGDAAALVQRLATRQPDVLLVGTQRAVDTGLTVATQVIRNHPGVPVLVLGAPDDAETVRAAVAVGARGYLRWDASALEMGLGLSRVGLRADGRPPQPSPAPVPLASVGAPAPAWATPLNGAGPRAVSTTVREAPPAVTLSMREMQVLTGMSQGKSNAQIGRELYLSEDTIKTHARRLFRKLGAKDRAEAVATGFRRGMMS; this is encoded by the coding sequence GTGATCGACGACAGGATGCGCGGCCCGGGCCACGGGGCCACGACCGTGTGGGTGTACGACGAGCGCCGCCGGGTCCGGGACGACGTCGCCGCCCGCCTGGTGGCCCTGCCCTTCGTGGGCCGGGTCGAGGTCGTCGGGGACGCCGCCGCGCTCGTGCAGCGCCTGGCCACCCGGCAGCCCGACGTGCTGCTGGTCGGCACGCAGCGCGCCGTGGACACCGGCCTGACCGTGGCCACCCAGGTGATCCGGAACCACCCGGGTGTCCCCGTGCTGGTGCTCGGTGCTCCCGACGACGCCGAGACGGTCCGCGCCGCGGTCGCCGTCGGGGCCCGCGGGTACCTCCGCTGGGACGCCAGCGCCCTGGAGATGGGCCTGGGCCTGTCCCGGGTGGGGCTGCGCGCCGACGGCCGTCCGCCGCAGCCCTCGCCCGCCCCGGTGCCGCTGGCCTCGGTCGGTGCGCCCGCCCCCGCCTGGGCCACGCCGCTCAACGGCGCCGGTCCCCGCGCGGTCAGCACGACCGTCCGCGAGGCGCCGCCCGCCGTCACCCTGTCCATGCGCGAGATGCAGGTGCTCACCGGCATGAGCCAGGGCAAGAGCAACGCCCAGATCGGCCGCGAGCTCTACCTCTCCGAGGACACGATCAAGACCCACGCGCGCCGGCTGTTCCGCAAGCTCGGCGCCAAGGACCGCGCCGAGGCGGTCGCGACGGGCTTCCGCCGCGGCATGATGAGCTGA
- a CDS encoding DUF5319 family protein: MSPFDDDAPGPDFDSPSDPPPLSMEERAGVLDDLAELEVFRTLLEPTGIKGIVVDCPDCDEEHHVDWALMQANLRQLLEEGQTGRHEPPFDPDPDDYVSWDYASGYADGVAAVAEREEPGSGRGGRHARDD; encoded by the coding sequence GTGAGCCCGTTCGACGACGACGCCCCGGGGCCCGACTTCGACTCGCCGTCGGACCCGCCACCGCTGTCGATGGAGGAGCGGGCCGGTGTCCTCGACGACCTGGCCGAGCTCGAGGTCTTCCGCACGCTGCTCGAGCCCACCGGCATCAAGGGCATCGTGGTCGACTGCCCCGACTGCGACGAGGAGCACCACGTCGACTGGGCGTTGATGCAGGCCAACCTGCGCCAGCTGCTCGAGGAGGGGCAGACCGGCCGGCACGAGCCGCCGTTCGACCCCGACCCCGACGACTACGTCAGCTGGGACTACGCCAGCGGCTACGCCGACGGGGTGGCCGCGGTCGCCGAGCGCGAGGAGCCCGGCTCCGGCCGTGGCGGCCGCCACGCCCGCGACGACTGA
- the guaB gene encoding IMP dehydrogenase — MQPDDHGLDGHRPELPAKFAPLGLTYDDVLLIPGESDVVPAEVDTSSRLTRGIRIAVPLLSSAMDTVTEARMAIAMARVGGVGVLHRNLAAEEQAGQVDLVKRSEAGMVTNPVTCSPDNTLAEVDALSGRYRISGAPVVDDEGVLIGIVTNRDMRFETDPHRLVRDVMTKMPLVTAPVGVDADTALRLLSQHKIEKLPIVDDAGRLRGLITVKDFVKRDQYPNATKDADGRLVVGAALGVGEDAYKRAGLLVDAGVDVLVVDTAHGHQRAVLDMVARVRKDFGGDGGVQVVGGNVATRGGAQALVDAGADAVKVGVGPGSICTTRVVAGVGVPQITAIYEASLACRPAGVPVIADGGLQYSGDIAKALVAGADTVMIGGLFAGVEEAPGELVFMNGKQFKTYRGMGSLGAMQKRGNQSYSRDRYFADDVLSDDKLVPEGIEGQVPYRGLLATVAHQLVGGLRASMGYAGAATVADLQERGQLTRITSAGLTESHPHDIQMTVEAPNYRGR; from the coding sequence ATGCAGCCCGACGACCACGGCCTCGACGGCCACCGCCCCGAGCTGCCGGCGAAGTTCGCGCCGCTGGGCCTCACGTACGACGACGTCCTGCTCATCCCCGGTGAGTCCGACGTCGTCCCGGCGGAGGTCGACACCAGCAGCCGGCTGACCCGCGGGATCCGGATCGCCGTCCCGCTGCTGTCCAGCGCGATGGACACCGTCACCGAGGCCCGCATGGCCATCGCCATGGCGCGGGTCGGCGGCGTCGGCGTGCTGCACCGCAACCTCGCCGCCGAGGAGCAGGCCGGCCAGGTCGACCTGGTCAAGCGCTCCGAGGCCGGCATGGTCACCAACCCGGTCACCTGCTCGCCGGACAACACCCTGGCCGAGGTCGACGCGCTGTCGGGGCGCTACCGCATCTCCGGCGCCCCGGTGGTCGACGACGAGGGCGTGCTCATCGGCATCGTCACCAACCGCGACATGCGCTTCGAGACCGACCCGCACCGGCTGGTGCGCGACGTCATGACGAAGATGCCGCTGGTCACCGCCCCGGTCGGCGTGGACGCGGACACCGCGCTGCGGCTGCTGTCCCAGCACAAGATCGAGAAGCTGCCGATCGTGGACGACGCCGGGCGGCTGCGCGGCCTCATCACGGTCAAGGACTTCGTCAAGCGCGACCAGTACCCGAACGCCACCAAGGACGCCGACGGCCGGCTGGTCGTGGGCGCGGCGCTCGGCGTCGGCGAGGACGCCTACAAGCGGGCCGGGCTGCTGGTCGACGCCGGGGTCGACGTGCTCGTCGTCGACACCGCGCACGGCCACCAGCGGGCGGTGCTCGACATGGTCGCCCGGGTGCGGAAGGACTTCGGCGGCGACGGCGGCGTGCAGGTGGTCGGCGGCAACGTCGCCACCCGCGGCGGCGCGCAGGCGCTGGTCGACGCCGGCGCGGACGCGGTGAAGGTCGGCGTCGGCCCGGGCTCGATCTGCACCACCCGCGTGGTCGCCGGCGTCGGCGTCCCGCAGATCACCGCCATCTACGAGGCGAGCCTCGCGTGCCGGCCGGCCGGCGTGCCGGTCATCGCCGACGGCGGCCTGCAGTACTCCGGCGACATCGCCAAGGCCCTGGTAGCGGGCGCCGACACGGTGATGATCGGCGGCCTGTTCGCCGGGGTCGAGGAGGCCCCGGGCGAGCTCGTGTTCATGAACGGCAAGCAGTTCAAGACCTACCGCGGCATGGGGTCGCTGGGCGCGATGCAGAAGCGCGGCAACCAGTCCTACAGCCGCGACCGCTACTTCGCCGACGACGTCCTCTCCGACGACAAGCTCGTCCCGGAGGGCATCGAGGGCCAGGTGCCCTACCGCGGCCTGCTCGCCACCGTGGCCCACCAGCTCGTCGGTGGCCTGCGCGCCTCGATGGGCTACGCGGGCGCGGCCACGGTCGCCGACCTGCAGGAGCGCGGCCAGCTCACCCGCATCACGTCGGCCGGCCTGACCGAGAGCCACCCGCACGACATCCAGATGACCGTCGAGGCACCGAACTACCGGGGGCGCTGA
- a CDS encoding GuaB3 family IMP dehydrogenase-related protein, giving the protein MPARDTVEIGLNRFARRGYDLDEVSIVPSRRTRDVDDVSTAWQIDAFRFDIPLVTSPSDAVVSPATAIAVGQAGGLGVLNAEGLWARYEDPLPVYRQLREAGAEAPPPVSLLQQVYCEPVKPDLVTARIKEMQAAGVTTAVRVSPQHTEQLAPAALAAGVDLLVIQGTIVSAEHVTTQGAALNLKSFIADLDVPVIVGGAANYTTALHLMRTGAAGVIVGVGADSFSTGDAVMGIRVPLASAIADAAAARRDYLDETGGRYVHVIANGRIETSGAIARALACGADAVQLGEPLRAAREAPAGGVWWDSVAAHPRLPRGGTSAPVRASGSLEQLLLGPAETADGRTNLFGALRRTMAKTGYRDLKEFQRVDLVIGGRPD; this is encoded by the coding sequence GTGCCCGCCCGCGACACCGTCGAGATCGGCCTCAACCGCTTCGCCCGCCGGGGCTACGACCTCGACGAGGTCTCGATCGTCCCGTCCCGCCGCACCCGCGACGTCGACGACGTCTCCACGGCGTGGCAGATCGACGCCTTCCGGTTCGACATCCCGCTGGTCACCAGCCCCAGCGACGCCGTCGTCAGCCCGGCGACGGCGATCGCCGTCGGGCAGGCCGGCGGCCTCGGCGTGCTCAACGCCGAGGGGCTGTGGGCCCGCTACGAGGACCCGCTGCCGGTGTACCGGCAGCTGCGCGAGGCCGGCGCCGAGGCGCCGCCGCCGGTGTCGCTGCTGCAGCAGGTCTACTGCGAGCCGGTCAAGCCCGACCTGGTCACCGCCCGCATCAAGGAGATGCAGGCCGCCGGGGTGACGACGGCGGTGCGCGTCTCGCCGCAGCACACCGAGCAGCTCGCGCCCGCGGCGCTCGCCGCCGGCGTGGACCTGCTGGTCATCCAGGGCACGATCGTCTCCGCCGAGCACGTGACCACCCAGGGCGCGGCGCTCAACCTCAAGTCCTTCATCGCCGACCTCGACGTCCCGGTGATCGTGGGCGGCGCGGCCAACTACACGACGGCGCTGCACCTCATGCGCACCGGCGCGGCCGGCGTGATCGTCGGCGTGGGTGCCGACAGCTTCTCCACCGGGGACGCCGTCATGGGCATCCGCGTGCCGCTGGCGAGCGCGATCGCCGACGCCGCGGCCGCCCGTCGCGACTACCTCGACGAGACAGGTGGCCGGTACGTGCACGTCATCGCCAACGGGCGGATCGAGACCAGCGGCGCGATCGCGCGGGCGCTGGCCTGCGGCGCCGACGCCGTGCAGCTCGGCGAGCCGCTGCGCGCGGCACGGGAGGCCCCGGCCGGCGGCGTGTGGTGGGACTCGGTGGCCGCCCACCCCCGGCTGCCGCGCGGCGGCACGTCGGCGCCGGTCCGGGCGTCGGGGTCGCTGGAGCAGCTGCTGCTCGGCCCGGCCGAGACCGCCGACGGCCGGACCAACCTCTTCGGCGCGCTGCGCCGCACGATGGCCAAGACCGGCTACCGCGACCTCAAGGAGTTCCAGCGCGTGGACCTCGTCATCGGTGGCCGGCCGGACTGA
- the guaA gene encoding glutamine-hydrolyzing GMP synthase, protein MDFPTVLVVDFGAQYAQLIARRIREAGVYSEIVPSSVSADEVLKREPAAIVLSGGPSSVYAEGAPQVDPALFEGGVPAFGICYGFQAMAQSLGGTVAHTGDREYGGTPLTVTTGGRLFGDLPVQQSVWMSHGDAVSTPPPGFTVTATSTGAPVAAFEDVDRRLAGVQFHPEVRHTAHGQTVLEHFLFDIAGLEPTWTTANVVEEQVERIREQVGGGRALCALSGGVDSAVAAALVQRAIGDRLTCVYVDHGLMREGETEQIERDFVAVTGVDLRVVDARERFLAALAGISDPEEKRKTIGREFIRVFEQAALDVVGDAEEHGESVDFLVQGTLYPDVVESGGGTGTANIKSHHNVGGLPEDLQFTLVEPLRTLFKDEVRAVGVQLGLPEAMVWRQPFPGPGLGIRIVGEVTQERLDVLRRADAIVRAELTAAGLDREIWQCPVVLLADVRSVGVQGDGRTYGHPVVLRPVSSEDAMTADWTRLPYDLLARISTRITNEVREVNRVVLDVTSKPPGTIEWE, encoded by the coding sequence ATGGACTTCCCGACCGTCCTCGTCGTCGACTTCGGCGCGCAGTACGCCCAGCTCATCGCCCGGCGCATCCGCGAGGCCGGCGTCTACTCCGAGATCGTCCCGTCGTCGGTGTCCGCCGACGAGGTGCTCAAGCGCGAGCCGGCGGCCATCGTGCTCTCCGGCGGGCCCTCCAGCGTCTACGCCGAGGGCGCTCCGCAGGTCGACCCGGCGCTGTTCGAGGGCGGGGTCCCCGCCTTCGGCATCTGCTACGGCTTCCAGGCGATGGCGCAGTCGCTCGGCGGCACGGTGGCGCACACCGGCGACCGCGAGTACGGCGGCACGCCGCTCACCGTCACCACCGGCGGACGGCTGTTCGGCGACCTGCCGGTGCAGCAGTCGGTGTGGATGAGCCACGGCGACGCCGTCAGCACCCCGCCGCCGGGCTTCACGGTCACCGCCACCTCCACCGGCGCGCCGGTCGCGGCGTTCGAGGACGTCGACCGGCGGCTGGCCGGCGTGCAGTTCCACCCGGAGGTGCGGCACACCGCGCACGGGCAGACGGTGCTCGAGCACTTCCTGTTCGACATCGCGGGGCTGGAGCCCACCTGGACGACGGCCAACGTCGTCGAGGAGCAGGTCGAGCGGATCCGCGAGCAGGTGGGCGGGGGCCGGGCGCTGTGCGCGCTGTCGGGCGGCGTGGACTCCGCCGTCGCCGCGGCGCTGGTGCAGCGGGCGATCGGCGACCGGCTCACCTGCGTCTACGTCGACCACGGGCTCATGCGCGAGGGCGAGACCGAGCAGATCGAGCGGGACTTCGTCGCCGTCACCGGGGTGGACCTGCGGGTGGTCGACGCCCGCGAGCGGTTCCTCGCCGCGCTCGCCGGGATCAGCGACCCCGAGGAGAAGCGCAAGACGATCGGCCGGGAGTTCATCCGGGTCTTCGAGCAGGCCGCCCTCGACGTCGTCGGTGACGCGGAGGAGCACGGCGAGAGCGTCGACTTCCTCGTGCAGGGGACGCTGTACCCCGACGTCGTCGAGTCCGGCGGCGGCACGGGCACGGCCAACATCAAGAGCCACCACAACGTCGGCGGGCTGCCCGAGGACCTGCAGTTCACCCTGGTCGAGCCGCTGCGGACGCTGTTCAAGGACGAGGTGCGCGCGGTCGGCGTGCAGCTCGGGCTGCCCGAGGCGATGGTCTGGCGCCAGCCGTTCCCCGGCCCGGGCCTGGGCATCCGCATCGTCGGCGAGGTGACCCAGGAGCGGCTGGACGTGCTGCGCCGGGCCGACGCGATCGTGCGCGCCGAGCTCACCGCCGCCGGGCTGGACCGCGAGATCTGGCAGTGCCCGGTGGTGCTGCTGGCCGACGTCCGCTCGGTGGGCGTGCAGGGCGACGGGCGCACCTACGGTCACCCGGTCGTGCTGCGGCCGGTGTCCAGCGAGGACGCCATGACCGCGGACTGGACCCGCCTGCCCTACGACCTGCTCGCCCGGATCTCGACGCGGATCACCAACGAGGTGCGCGAGGTCAACCGGGTCGTCCTCGACGTCACGAGCAAGCCGCCCGGCACCATCGAGTGGGAGTGA
- a CDS encoding PA14 domain-containing protein — MVLGMRQLRRTAHAAGVVAAALLLVAAACLAVVLPSATPAAAAPQPGFSDTTAFSGLVNPTAVRFAPDGRVFVAEKRGTVQMYDGLGDTTPTRIADLRTEVHNFWDRGLLGLAVDPGFPTRPYLYALYTFDGPVGGTAPRWGTAGADSDPCPNPPGATSDGCVVSAKLVKLTLTGTSTTKQDLVHDWCQQYPSHSIGDLVFGRDGALYASGGDGASFDFADYGQDGNPVNPCGDPPGGVGGAMTPPTAQGGALRSQDLLTTGDPVTLDGTVIRVSPDTGEALPDNPNAASADANARRIVAFGLRNPFRLTQRPGTDEIWIGDVGWGSWEELDRLVTPTARPTNFGWPCYEGDGRQGAYDGLDLKVCEDLYAQGAGAVTAPYFPYRHGQPLNANDNCQVTAGSSTSGLSFSFYSGGPYPAEYDGALFFSDYSRNCIWVMTKGTDGLPDRVKARPFVTAAAGPVDLEISPQGELFYADLNGGTVRRVVYGTSGPTTCPAGQYLAEYFNDKTLTGTPAVTTCEAAPLSHDWGTGAPAGVGPDNFSARWTGTFDFAAGDTTFTAVSDDGIRVFVDGTPVIDQWRDQAATTFTGTRQLTAGPHQVRVEWFETGGDAVAKLDWATTGPVTGDPVPQITTPAAGTTWQVGETISFSGSATDGAGQPLPASALTWEMVLKHCPDACHDHPLQSWSGVASASIAAPDHEYPAHLQLRLTARDTAGRTATVTRDLQPRTVQVTVATQPAGLQATLGSRTAATPFTATLIVGATTSLSAPSPQTSGGTLQEFASWSDGGAQTHQVTVGATAVTYTATYRATCAAGQYRAQYFANRTLSGTPASTGCEAAPLDRNWGAGAAPGTGQNNFSARWTGVFSFSAGAHVLTATADEGIRVYVDGVLRIDRWATGGTGSWTLDQLQTGTHEIRVEYFEKTGAASARVTWT, encoded by the coding sequence ATGGTGCTCGGGATGCGGCAGCTGCGGCGGACGGCGCACGCGGCGGGGGTGGTGGCCGCCGCCCTCCTGCTGGTGGCCGCGGCGTGCCTGGCGGTCGTCCTGCCGTCCGCGACACCGGCGGCGGCCGCGCCCCAGCCGGGCTTCAGCGACACCACGGCCTTCAGCGGCCTGGTCAACCCGACGGCGGTCCGCTTCGCCCCGGACGGGCGGGTCTTCGTCGCCGAGAAGCGCGGCACCGTGCAGATGTACGACGGGCTGGGCGACACCACGCCCACCCGGATCGCCGACCTGCGCACCGAGGTCCACAACTTCTGGGACCGCGGGCTCCTCGGGCTGGCGGTCGACCCGGGGTTCCCGACCCGGCCGTACCTCTACGCGCTGTACACCTTCGACGGCCCGGTCGGCGGCACCGCGCCCCGCTGGGGGACGGCCGGCGCCGACAGCGACCCCTGCCCCAACCCGCCGGGAGCCACGAGCGACGGCTGCGTGGTCAGCGCCAAGCTCGTCAAGCTCACGCTGACGGGGACGAGCACGACCAAGCAGGACCTGGTGCACGACTGGTGCCAGCAGTACCCGAGCCACAGCATCGGTGACCTGGTCTTCGGCCGGGACGGTGCGCTCTACGCCTCCGGGGGCGACGGCGCCAGCTTCGACTTCGCCGACTACGGCCAGGACGGCAACCCGGTCAACCCGTGTGGCGACCCGCCCGGCGGGGTGGGCGGTGCGATGACCCCGCCGACCGCGCAGGGCGGCGCCCTGCGGTCCCAGGACCTGCTCACCACCGGGGACCCGGTCACCCTCGACGGCACCGTGATCCGGGTCTCGCCGGACACCGGCGAGGCCCTGCCGGACAACCCGAACGCGGCGTCCGCCGACGCCAACGCCCGGCGGATCGTGGCCTTCGGCCTGCGCAACCCCTTCCGGCTCACCCAGCGCCCGGGCACCGACGAGATCTGGATCGGCGACGTCGGCTGGGGCTCCTGGGAGGAGCTCGACCGGCTGGTCACGCCGACCGCCCGTCCGACGAACTTCGGCTGGCCCTGCTACGAGGGCGACGGCCGCCAGGGCGCCTACGACGGCCTCGACCTCAAGGTCTGCGAGGACCTCTACGCCCAGGGCGCCGGCGCCGTCACCGCGCCGTACTTCCCCTACCGGCACGGGCAGCCGCTCAACGCCAACGACAACTGCCAGGTCACCGCCGGGTCGTCGACGTCGGGCCTGTCGTTCTCCTTCTACTCGGGCGGGCCGTACCCGGCCGAGTACGACGGGGCGCTGTTCTTCTCCGACTACTCGCGCAACTGCATCTGGGTGATGACCAAGGGCACCGACGGGCTGCCCGACCGGGTGAAGGCGCGTCCCTTCGTCACCGCTGCCGCCGGCCCGGTCGACCTGGAGATCTCGCCCCAGGGCGAGCTGTTCTACGCGGACCTCAACGGCGGGACCGTCCGCCGGGTCGTCTACGGCACCAGCGGGCCGACGACGTGCCCGGCGGGTCAGTACCTCGCGGAGTACTTCAACGACAAGACGCTGACGGGCACGCCCGCGGTCACCACCTGTGAGGCGGCGCCGCTGTCCCACGACTGGGGGACCGGTGCACCGGCGGGCGTGGGCCCGGACAACTTCTCCGCGCGCTGGACCGGCACCTTCGACTTCGCCGCCGGGGACACCACGTTCACCGCCGTCAGCGACGACGGGATCCGGGTCTTCGTCGACGGGACGCCGGTGATCGACCAGTGGCGGGACCAGGCGGCCACCACCTTCACCGGCACCAGACAGCTGACCGCCGGACCCCACCAGGTGCGGGTGGAGTGGTTCGAGACAGGCGGCGACGCCGTGGCGAAGCTGGACTGGGCCACCACCGGACCGGTGACCGGTGACCCGGTTCCGCAGATCACCACCCCGGCCGCGGGCACGACATGGCAGGTCGGGGAGACGATCTCCTTCTCCGGCTCGGCGACCGACGGCGCCGGTCAACCCCTGCCGGCGAGCGCGCTCACCTGGGAGATGGTGCTGAAGCACTGCCCCGACGCCTGCCACGACCACCCGCTGCAGTCCTGGTCGGGGGTGGCCAGCGCCTCCATCGCCGCACCGGACCACGAGTACCCCGCCCACCTGCAGCTGCGGCTCACGGCCCGGGACACCGCCGGGCGCACGGCCACGGTGACGCGGGACCTGCAGCCGCGGACGGTGCAGGTCACGGTGGCCACCCAGCCCGCCGGTCTGCAGGCCACCCTGGGCTCGAGGACGGCGGCCACCCCGTTCACCGCGACGCTCATCGTCGGTGCGACCACCAGCCTGTCCGCACCGTCGCCGCAGACGTCGGGCGGGACCCTCCAGGAGTTCGCCTCGTGGTCCGACGGCGGGGCGCAGACCCACCAGGTCACCGTGGGCGCGACCGCGGTCACCTACACGGCGACCTACCGGGCCACCTGCGCGGCCGGCCAGTACCGGGCGCAGTACTTCGCCAACCGGACCCTGTCGGGGACCCCGGCGTCGACCGGGTGCGAGGCCGCCCCGCTGGACCGCAACTGGGGGGCCGGCGCAGCGCCCGGGACGGGGCAGAACAACTTCTCGGCGCGCTGGACCGGCGTCTTCTCCTTCTCCGCCGGGGCCCACGTGCTCACCGCGACCGCTGACGAGGGGATCCGGGTGTACGTCGACGGGGTGCTGAGGATCGACCGCTGGGCGACCGGCGGGACGGGCTCGTGGACCCTCGACCAGCTCCAGACGGGGACGCACGAGATCCGCGTCGAGTACTTCGAGAAGACGGGGGCGGCGTCGGCCCGGGTGACCTGGACCTGA